One window from the genome of Drosophila albomicans strain 15112-1751.03 chromosome 2L, ASM965048v2, whole genome shotgun sequence encodes:
- the LOC127565175 gene encoding LOW QUALITY PROTEIN: probable glycerol-3-phosphate dehydrogenase, mitochondrial (The sequence of the model RefSeq protein was modified relative to this genomic sequence to represent the inferred CDS: deleted 1 base in 1 codon) translates to MLSRIQMSLERCLQGHPQRFLSSISNIFRRNRSDGNEECWKLPTRRQHLKCLKEQNFDVLVIGGGAVGCGCALDAASRGLRTALIEAGDFANGASSKSSKLVEGSTSHLQASLRGGDLQQILRLQQVLSERATMLKIAPHLNRVQPMLMPIYTAFRLPILWLGLKLYDAMSGMSNLRASHFLSKEATLNEFPLLRPHGLLGSLVYYDSQLDDARMCLALALTAVKYGATVTNYVKLNELLPVNQESNCRKAVVRDVLTEDSFVIKSQCLINATGAQTDVLRKLDDRQVNAIVQPTLGTHMALPGHFSSSQCGLIFPSGRQMDGQPFYMLPFENRTLVGCLETEPEEPRRVYPAPNCEAVDCLLEQTRQVLNDCVLVNPDHVLSSWSGVMPTIMCPSSDAQSEITSNYLLEVSNNNLITLAGGSWSCYRVMAAEAIDTAIDLCCLESQSETSNTHYVLLDGGEEHCPLLPINLVQNYDLPLDVAQHLADTYGCNAYQVLFKTTKSERQRLHPNFPYIKAEVDYACQREYACQLVDVIARRLRVAFVDASAAFQMLPSVMSIMSKHLCWTTCTQKLQLKAAKRFLMQQMGLGTIVKYNPLPKEEKKVEENPPKDNHQEPPSCDYCSILAKARSTANNDDIHALGTVIHPIVARSQTMDQNEAFNSETYLPQYHKGIAPRYVVNKMVFPIQYEDEDDDENDLEAEASQTDKDCSESYVAKMVEDEVENDNDDEVLNDLEADISQIDKDCSENDSYRTEEYDQAERDKIAEENCEAKDIKSNKNTLGFLSQQQPACIRHYSNPCNIPISSDSKLNSANVQQPSNIQTVANSKPGETSEKLENTPEPAKAEAAKSRLIERLTKQKQLPNQASHKIIKINSKLPSNSKSNTRVVSSSTVKANSNEVPKINHLTKVRQVRNINTTNLNGNSKIDNAHYMKLSEEFLKPNHSNRKCFETKRLDIKRKPIDPKFAMKKFKYPSKPLSLDDQRQMFSPKRVDGLFTPTAQLEALLSKNTYYEQLKRNADIKSVPKSNTRETTSTRLANNYKKWQTINPNVKATPDLVVKTPTSIARPNSGLSKNPNTKNTFNIPHINPKQR, encoded by the exons ATGTTATCACGAATCCAAATGAGCCTGGAGCGATGTCTTCAGGGGCATCCACAACGCTTTCTTTCTTCGATAAGCAACATTTTCCGCCGCAATCGCAGCGATGGCAATGAGGAGTGCTGGAAGCTCCCAACACGACGACAACACTTGAAATGCCTAAAAGAACAGAACTTTGATGTTCTGGTCATCGGCGGAGGCGCTGTTGGTTGTGGCTGTGCTTTGGATGCGGCATCCAGGGGCCTAAGGACGGCGCTAATTGAGGCCGGCGATTTTGCAAATGGAGCCAGCAGCAAATCGAGTAAATTAGTCGAAGGCAGCACCTCACACCTGCAGGCGAGCCTTCGAGGAGGAGATTTGCAGCAGATCCTCAGGCTGCAGCAGGTGCTGAGCGAGCGTGCCACAATGCTGAAGATCGCGCCACATTTAAATCGAGTGCAGCCCATGCTGATGCCCATCTACACTGCCTTCCGGCTGCCCATTCTGTGGCTGGGATTGAAGCTCTACGATGCCATGTCTGGCATGTCGAATCTGCGTGCCTCGCACTTCCTCTCGAAGGAGGCAACGCTCAACGAGTTTCCCCTTCTGCGTCCTCACGGACTGCTCGGCTCCTTAGTCTACTACGATAGCCAGCTGGACGATGCTCGCATGTGCCTAGCTTTAGCTCTAACGGCTGTAAAATACGGTGCCACTGTGACCAACTATGTGAAGCTCAACGAGTTGTTGCCCGTTAACCAGGAGAGCAACTGCCGCAAGGCCGTTGTTCGA GATGTGCTGACCGAAGACTCGTTTGTGATCAAGAGTCAGTGCCTGATCAATGCAACTGGCGCCCAGACAGATGTGCTCAGAAAACTCGATGACCGGCAAGTCAACGCCATTGTTCAGCCCACGCTTGGAACTCATATGGCGCTGCCCGGTCACTTTAGTTCATCGCAGTGCGGCCTGATCTTCCCTAGCGGTCGCCAAATGGATGGACAGCCTTTCTACATGCTTCCCTTCGAGAATCGAACTCTCGTTGGCTGCCTCGAAACTGAGCCTGAGGAGCCGCGGCGAGTCTATCCAGCTCCCAATTGCGAAGCAGTCGATTGCCTTTTGGAGCAAACACGTCAAGTGCTCAACGATTGCGTTCTGGTGAATCCGGATCACGTGCTCAGCTCCTGGTCAGGCGTAATGCCCACCATCATGTGCCCCAGCTCAGATGCTCAAAGTGAAATCACTTCCAACTACCTCTTGGAGGTGAGTAACAACAACTTGATTACCTTGGCTGGTGGCAGCTGGAGCTGCTATCGCGTGATGGCCGCTGAAGCGATCGATACGGCCATAGATCTGTGCTGCTTGGAGTCACAGAGTGAGACAAGCAACACTCACTACGTGTTGCTCGATGGTGGCGAAGAGCATTGTCCATTGCTGCCCATCAATCTGGTGCAAAACTATGATCTGCCCCTCGATGTGGCACAGCATCTGGCCGACACCTATGGCTGCAATGCCTACCAAGTGCTCTTCAAGACCACCAAATCGGAGAGGCAACGACTGCATCCGAATTTCCCCTACATTAAAGCTGAAGTGGACTATGCCTGCCAGCGAGAATACGCCTGCCAATTGGTGGATGTGATCGCTCGTCGGTTGCGAGTGGCTTTTGTGGATGCCTCGGCGGCATTTCAGATGCTGCCCAGCGTGATGAGCATCATGTCCAAGCATCTTTGCTGGACAACATGCACGCAGAAATTGCAGCTGAAAGCGGCTAAAAGATTCCTCATGCAGCAGATGGGATTAGGCACGATAGTCAAATACAATCCACTGCCTAAAGAGGAGAAGAAGGTCGAAGAAAATCCACCAAAGGATAATCATCAAGAGCCTCCTTCCTGTGACTATTGCAGTATTTTGGCCAAGGCAAGAAGCACAGCTAACAATGATGATATTCATGCTCTAGGTACTGTCATTCATCCAATTGTGGCAAGATCTCAGACGATGGACCAAAATGAAGCATTCAATAGTGAAACATATTTGCCCCAATATCATAAAGGTATTGCTCCGCGTTATGTTGTCAACAAAATGGTTTTTCCAATCCAATATGaagatgaggatgatgatgagaatGATTTAGAAGCAGAAGCTTCACAAACTGACAAGGACTGCAGTGAAAGTTATGTTGCGAAAATGGTTGAGGATGAGGTTgaaaatgataatgatgatgaagttCTGAATGATTTGGAGGCAGACATTTCCCAAATTGACAAAGACTGCAGTGAAAATGATTCCTATAGAACTGAAGAATATGACCAAGCAGAAAGAGATAAAATTGCTGAGGAGAATTGTGAAGCAAAAGACATCAAATCGAATAAGAACACGTTGGGTTTCCTAAGCCAGCAGCAACCCGCCTGCATTCGTCATTATTCTAATCCCTGTAATATACCCATTTCATCGGatagcaaattgaattcagCCAATGTCCAGCAGCCTAGCAACATTCAGACAGTTGCAAATTCTAAACCAGGGGAAACTTCAGAAAAACTAGAAAATACTCCTGAACcagctaaagctgaagctgccaAGTCTCGTTTAATAGAAAGGCTTactaagcaaaaacaattacCAAATCAGGCCAGccataaaataatcaaaatcaaCTCTAAGCTGCCTAGCAATAGTAAATCAAATACGAGAGTTGTCAGCTCTTCTACAGTAAAAGCCAATTCCAATGAAGTGCCCAAGATAAACCATCTAACTAAAGTAAGGCAAGTAAGGAATATTAATACCACGAATTTAAATGGGAATTCAAAGATTGACAACGCTCACTACATGAAGCTATCAGAGGAATTCCTAAAACCAAACCACTCCAACCGAAAGTGTTTTGAAACAAAGAGGCTCGATATAAAACGTAAACCGATTGATCCCAAATTCGCtatgaagaaattcaagtatCCGAGCAAACCTCTCTCGCTCGACGATCAAAGACAAATGTTTAGTCCAAAGCGTGTCGATGGTTTATTTACACCAACAGCCCAACTGGAAGCTCTGCTCTCCAAGAATACGTATTACGAGCAGCTGAAAAGAAATGCGGATATCAAGAGTGTACCAAAAAGTAACACTCGAGAAACAACCAGTACAAGATTAGCTAATAACTACAAAAAATGGCAGACTATTAATCCAAATGTGAAAGCCACACCTGATTTGGTGGTAAAGACACCGACATCTATTGCAAGACCCAATAGCGGGCTAAGCAAGAATCCAAACACGAAAAACACTTTCAATATACCTCACATTAATCCCAAGCAACGATAG